A stretch of Chloroflexota bacterium DNA encodes these proteins:
- a CDS encoding ABC transporter ATP-binding protein: MNDIAIQVNSFRKRYGSVVAVDDISFEVRHGEIFGLLGPNGAGKTSTLESLEGLRSADGGMLRVMGVDPSREARKLRGLIGVQLQTSGLPGSMTVCEAMQFFCAYHRVPVRVDLLRRLGLGQKMSAQYATLSTGQQRRLTLALATAHNPPVLFLDEPTAGLDVATRIDLHEMMSELRQAGTTILLATHDMAEAEKMCDRVAILLRGKIAAIGTPRELTATGSRLTKVSARTEHGSLMHHTTPFPGVAVQTSRDDYIVYFTTTIGPTLSAILAHIEAHGDALIDLRVERPSLEERFLEITNAGGVQ; this comes from the coding sequence GTGAACGATATCGCTATCCAAGTTAACAGTTTTCGGAAACGCTATGGCTCAGTGGTAGCAGTGGACGACATCAGTTTTGAGGTACGCCACGGCGAGATTTTCGGGTTGCTAGGGCCCAACGGGGCAGGGAAGACGAGCACATTGGAGTCTCTAGAAGGACTCCGCTCTGCCGACGGTGGAATGCTACGTGTAATGGGAGTAGATCCCTCCCGGGAAGCCCGTAAACTGCGCGGTCTGATTGGCGTACAACTACAGACCTCTGGGCTCCCAGGCAGCATGACCGTCTGTGAAGCGATGCAATTCTTCTGCGCCTACCACCGAGTTCCCGTGCGCGTGGATCTGCTACGGCGACTGGGCCTCGGCCAGAAGATGTCAGCCCAGTATGCGACCCTATCTACAGGCCAGCAGCGACGCCTCACCCTGGCGCTCGCAACTGCCCACAACCCACCCGTGCTTTTCCTGGATGAGCCAACAGCCGGGTTGGACGTAGCGACCCGCATAGACCTGCACGAGATGATGAGCGAACTGCGACAGGCGGGGACGACGATTCTCCTGGCTACGCACGATATGGCCGAAGCCGAGAAGATGTGCGACCGCGTGGCCATCCTCCTTCGCGGGAAAATCGCCGCCATCGGGACCCCGCGGGAGTTGACAGCGACAGGCTCAAGACTGACGAAGGTTTCCGCACGCACGGAACATGGAAGCCTCATGCATCATACGACACCATTCCCTGGCGTGGCAGTGCAGACTAGTCGGGACGACTATATTGTATACTTCACGACAACAATAGGGCCAACGCTCTCGGCGATTCTCGCCCACATTGAGGCTCACGGCGATGCGCTCATAGACTTGCGAGTGGAACGACCCTCGCTCGAAGAACGGTTTCTGGAAATCACCAACGCGGGAGGTGTCCAATGA
- a CDS encoding ABC transporter permease, translating into MRAFVNHFAFEFRTGLRNKDLLLLNYLFPLGFYLMMGVMMGQINPLFVETMIPAMALFAVLSATILGLPNPLVEAREGGIFRSFKVNGVPAVSILSIPTLTTAFHAVIVAFIVALTGTPLFKAPAPVNWVAFALLCLLTAFTCAGVGALIGVISANTRVTILWSQLVYLPSMMLSGMMVPTTILPAALRKVGLLLPPTYSLYAFQGLSQGQATEVNPWVAVAILSVGGLLAFGMALYLFSWDRQNATRRGHPAMALVALVPYIVGALAL; encoded by the coding sequence ATGAGAGCGTTCGTCAATCACTTCGCCTTTGAGTTCCGCACCGGCCTACGCAACAAGGACCTGCTTCTGCTCAACTACCTGTTCCCCCTGGGGTTCTACCTCATGATGGGCGTGATGATGGGCCAAATCAACCCGCTGTTTGTGGAAACCATGATACCCGCCATGGCCCTCTTTGCGGTCCTATCGGCCACCATACTGGGCCTGCCGAACCCCCTGGTAGAAGCGCGCGAAGGAGGCATCTTCCGCTCGTTCAAGGTCAACGGCGTGCCGGCCGTCTCCATCCTGAGCATCCCGACCCTGACGACTGCCTTTCATGCGGTTATCGTGGCATTCATCGTTGCTCTCACGGGCACCCCGCTGTTCAAAGCGCCTGCCCCGGTCAACTGGGTTGCTTTCGCACTGCTGTGCCTGCTGACAGCATTCACGTGCGCCGGAGTGGGCGCGCTCATCGGCGTGATCTCTGCGAACACGCGGGTTACCATCCTGTGGTCACAACTCGTCTACCTGCCCTCCATGATGCTGAGCGGGATGATGGTGCCCACAACCATCCTGCCCGCCGCACTCCGCAAAGTGGGCCTCTTGCTCCCGCCAACGTATAGCCTCTATGCATTTCAAGGCCTGTCGCAGGGGCAGGCCACAGAGGTCAACCCATGGGTCGCCGTGGCGATCTTGAGCGTAGGGGGCCTTCTCGCCTTCGGCATGGCGTTGTATCTGTTCAGTTGGGACCGGCAGAATGCGACGCGGCGGGGGCACCCGGCGATGGCTCTCGTTGCGCTTGTGCCGTACATCGTGGGAGCCCTGGCGCTCTAG
- a CDS encoding Fpg/Nei family DNA glycosylase: MIPDIPTPPAGPVGAGIPKEAAMPEYPDIYILARSMNEALPGLTITGADVNQPKCVNLPPDRFREAILGRVFGAVGQKGKWALASLDGGPVLALNLGMGGEVRLHSPDEVPDPARERVVLRLSGGAQLWIHFWWFGSVHVIPPGGLDAHPQIGKLGPDPMAGDFTPERLAEMLRGRRGAIKKYLLDQSFIAGIGNVYIQDILWHARLHPLRPANTLDFADVQRLHAAIRYVLEEGIRWGGGPGEQDIWGNKGTYHEHLQVGYRTGQPCPACGTPIEELRVGSTTSYICPRCQT; encoded by the coding sequence ATGATCCCGGACATCCCGACGCCGCCAGCCGGCCCCGTGGGGGCAGGGATTCCGAAGGAGGCCGCAATGCCCGAGTACCCCGACATCTACATCCTGGCCCGCAGCATGAACGAAGCCCTGCCCGGCCTGACAATCACAGGGGCGGATGTCAATCAGCCCAAGTGTGTGAACCTGCCGCCCGACCGGTTCCGCGAGGCCATCCTTGGGCGGGTGTTCGGCGCAGTGGGCCAGAAGGGCAAGTGGGCGCTGGCCTCCCTGGACGGCGGTCCTGTCCTGGCGCTGAATCTGGGCATGGGCGGCGAGGTGCGGCTACACAGCCCCGACGAAGTCCCAGACCCCGCACGCGAGCGGGTTGTGTTGCGCCTGTCGGGCGGCGCGCAACTGTGGATTCATTTCTGGTGGTTCGGAAGTGTGCATGTGATCCCGCCTGGTGGGCTGGACGCACACCCGCAGATCGGAAAACTGGGCCCGGATCCGATGGCCGGGGATTTCACGCCGGAGCGCCTCGCCGAGATGCTCCGGGGCCGGCGCGGCGCAATCAAGAAGTACTTGCTGGATCAGTCCTTCATCGCGGGCATCGGCAACGTGTACATCCAGGACATCCTGTGGCACGCGCGCCTGCACCCCCTGCGCCCCGCCAATACGCTGGACTTCGCCGATGTGCAGCGGCTGCACGCGGCCATTCGCTACGTCTTGGAGGAGGGCATCCGCTGGGGCGGCGGTCCGGGCGAGCAGGACATCTGGGGTAACAAGGGCACGTACCATGAGCACTTGCAGGTGGGCTACCGGACGGGGCAACCCTGCCCGGCCTGCGGCACACCGATTGAGGAACTGCGTGTAGGGTCCACTACAAGTTACATCTGCCCGCGCTGCCAAACCTGA
- a CDS encoding radical SAM protein, translating into MLTGIHFLLTYACTSECDHCFVFSSPRATGTFTLDQIAQVLAQAADLGTVDAVYFEGGEPFLYYPLMLEGIRLARDLGFKTGVVTNAYFATTVQDAMLWLRPLRDLGISDLSLSDDAFHFDTPDNAAKRALEAAKLLDLPVGTICIEMPRVATEPGAREKGAPIVGGNVMFRGRAAEKLTEGLPRQDWRRFTECPHEDLRNPERVHVDAFGWVHLCQGLCMGNLWEKPLAALVREYSPDAHPVVGPLVRGGPTRLAEEYRLPHAEGYADACHLCYSMRLALTDRFPDLLAPRQVYVRE; encoded by the coding sequence ATGCTGACCGGAATTCACTTCTTGCTAACGTATGCATGTACCAGCGAATGCGATCACTGCTTCGTCTTCAGCAGCCCCCGCGCCACGGGCACCTTCACGCTGGACCAAATCGCGCAGGTGTTGGCGCAGGCGGCCGACCTGGGCACAGTGGACGCGGTCTATTTTGAGGGCGGAGAGCCATTTCTGTACTACCCGCTTATGTTGGAGGGGATTCGCCTGGCGCGCGACCTGGGATTCAAGACCGGCGTGGTTACCAACGCTTACTTCGCCACCACGGTCCAGGATGCGATGCTTTGGTTACGGCCTCTGCGGGACTTGGGCATTTCGGATTTGAGCCTCAGCGACGACGCCTTCCACTTTGACACACCAGACAACGCCGCCAAGCGCGCTCTGGAAGCCGCCAAGTTGTTGGACCTGCCTGTGGGCACCATTTGCATAGAGATGCCGCGCGTGGCAACCGAACCTGGCGCGAGGGAGAAAGGCGCGCCGATTGTGGGCGGCAACGTCATGTTCCGAGGCCGAGCCGCCGAGAAACTGACCGAGGGGCTTCCGCGCCAAGATTGGCGAAGGTTCACCGAATGCCCCCACGAGGACCTGCGCAACCCCGAGCGCGTCCACGTGGACGCTTTCGGCTGGGTCCATCTCTGCCAAGGGTTGTGCATGGGGAATCTGTGGGAAAAGCCGCTCGCGGCGCTGGTACGAGAGTATAGTCCCGACGCGCATCCGGTCGTAGGCCCATTGGTACGGGGCGGCCCAACCCGCCTGGCCGAGGAGTACCGGTTGCCGCACGCGGAGGGCTATGCGGATGCCTGCCACCTGTGCTACTCCATGCGCCTCGCCTTGACGGACCGCTTCCCCGACCTCTTGGCGCCGAGGCAAGTCTATGTACGGGAATAG
- the nagA gene encoding N-acetylglucosamine-6-phosphate deacetylase produces the protein MSLLLCNATLLTPAAQVDRGALLVSDEGRIAYAGPAERAPDVGGGSLNLEGYTLAPGFIDIHTHGGNGIAFGGTGDATGELRAYSEWAAGHGVTAFLCSLAAPNADALLRLVRAYADALDTDLPGAQALGIHLEGPFLNPDRCGAFPRSWLRLPTPHDVDTLIRAGRGWIRMVTLAPELPGATDATARFREAGAVVAMGHTDADCDAAAAALRGPFTHVTHAFNAMRGFHHRDPGALGAVLASDHATAELIADGVHVHPAAMRVLLRCLGPERVVLITDASPWAGQPDGTHEWLGQTVDVRGGRATLPDGGLAGSTATLDRCVRNAVALAGASMADAVRMATLNPARALGVDGRMGQLSVGSDGNLVVLGADGEVAITFVRGNKVYDRAPT, from the coding sequence ATGAGCCTCCTGCTTTGCAATGCCACGCTGCTGACGCCCGCGGCGCAGGTGGACCGCGGCGCGCTCCTCGTCTCCGACGAGGGCCGCATCGCCTACGCCGGGCCGGCGGAGCGCGCGCCCGACGTAGGCGGCGGCTCGCTGAACCTGGAAGGCTACACCCTTGCGCCGGGGTTCATAGACATCCACACCCATGGCGGGAATGGGATCGCGTTCGGGGGAACCGGCGACGCTACCGGCGAACTCCGCGCCTACTCCGAGTGGGCGGCGGGCCATGGCGTTACCGCCTTCCTCTGCTCCCTCGCCGCTCCCAACGCGGATGCTCTACTCCGCCTCGTGCGCGCCTACGCCGACGCGCTGGACACGGACTTGCCGGGCGCGCAGGCCCTGGGCATCCACCTGGAAGGCCCGTTCCTCAACCCCGATAGGTGCGGTGCCTTCCCGCGCTCCTGGCTGCGCCTCCCGACGCCGCACGACGTGGACACGCTCATTCGCGCAGGTCGCGGCTGGATTCGCATGGTAACTCTGGCCCCCGAACTCCCCGGCGCGACCGATGCCACAGCGAGATTTCGGGAAGCGGGCGCTGTCGTCGCCATGGGCCACACCGATGCCGACTGCGACGCGGCAGCGGCCGCCTTGCGCGGGCCGTTCACGCATGTAACCCACGCCTTCAATGCCATGCGCGGGTTCCACCATCGCGACCCAGGCGCTCTCGGCGCCGTCCTCGCATCCGACCATGCCACTGCCGAACTCATCGCCGACGGGGTCCATGTCCACCCCGCCGCGATGAGGGTACTCCTGCGCTGCCTGGGGCCAGAGCGGGTCGTGCTCATCACCGACGCATCGCCTTGGGCCGGACAACCTGACGGGACTCACGAGTGGCTGGGGCAAACGGTGGACGTGCGAGGCGGCCGCGCCACGCTTCCCGACGGCGGATTAGCCGGCAGCACGGCCACGCTGGATCGCTGCGTGCGCAACGCCGTGGCGCTCGCAGGTGCTAGCATGGCCGACGCCGTCCGCATGGCGACGCTCAATCCGGCCCGCGCGCTCGGCGTGGACGGACGCATGGGACAACTGTCCGTCGGCTCCGATGGGAACCTGGTGGTGCTGGGCGCCGATGGAGAGGTGGCGATAACGTTCGTGCGAGGCAACAAGGTTTACGACCGAGCGCCGACGTAG
- the larA gene encoding nickel-dependent lactate racemase, with protein MRVRLAYGKQGLWVDLPDRNVTVVEPRYVPGLPDEAEAIRAALRAPIGSPPLKELVKSSDTVAIVFSDLTRPQPRDRMLPVLLAEIAHVPRSQIALINALGTHRPNTPDELRAMLGREVAESYRIVQHDAWSDDLVYLGRTSYGHEVRVNADYMRADVRILTGFIEPHFFAGFSGGPKAVLPGVASADAVLGNHDARMIGDPRATWGVTEGNPVWEEMREVALMTAPTFLLNVTLNRDKQITGVFAGDMLQAHAAGAKFAADAALVPVPHPFDIVITSNSGYPLDLNLYQAVKGMSAAAQVVKPGGSIIVAAECWDGIPDHGEFKRLLQLAPTPRALLEILASLEHPVQDQWEAQIQAQIQMKADVYVRSDYLDGDTLRSVMLNPCESIEATVASLVERYGPDATICVLPEGPMTIPYVGARS; from the coding sequence ATGAGGGTGCGCCTTGCGTATGGGAAGCAAGGGCTGTGGGTGGATTTGCCCGACCGCAACGTTACGGTGGTGGAGCCGCGGTACGTGCCTGGACTGCCCGATGAGGCCGAGGCCATCCGCGCCGCACTGCGAGCGCCCATCGGCAGCCCGCCGCTGAAGGAGTTGGTCAAGTCTTCGGATACCGTGGCCATCGTCTTCAGCGATCTCACGCGGCCTCAACCGCGGGACCGGATGCTGCCCGTCCTGCTGGCCGAAATCGCCCACGTGCCGCGCTCGCAGATCGCGCTCATCAACGCGCTGGGCACCCACCGACCCAATACGCCGGACGAACTCCGCGCCATGCTTGGGCGCGAGGTTGCGGAGTCGTACCGGATTGTGCAGCATGACGCGTGGTCGGACGACCTGGTGTATCTGGGGCGCACGTCGTACGGGCACGAGGTTCGCGTCAATGCCGACTACATGCGCGCGGACGTGCGAATCCTGACCGGATTCATTGAGCCGCATTTCTTCGCGGGTTTTTCCGGCGGGCCCAAGGCGGTGCTACCCGGGGTTGCCAGCGCGGACGCGGTGCTGGGCAACCACGACGCGCGGATGATCGGCGACCCCCGCGCTACGTGGGGCGTAACCGAGGGCAATCCGGTGTGGGAGGAGATGCGGGAAGTGGCGCTGATGACCGCGCCGACCTTTCTGCTCAATGTAACCCTGAACCGCGACAAGCAGATTACGGGCGTCTTCGCGGGGGACATGCTCCAGGCTCACGCGGCCGGCGCGAAGTTTGCCGCCGATGCTGCGTTGGTGCCGGTTCCCCACCCCTTTGATATCGTGATCACGAGCAACTCCGGTTACCCCCTGGACTTGAACCTGTACCAGGCGGTCAAGGGGATGTCGGCCGCCGCCCAGGTGGTGAAGCCCGGCGGTAGCATCATTGTTGCGGCCGAATGCTGGGACGGGATTCCCGACCACGGCGAGTTCAAGCGGCTGCTACAACTGGCACCCACTCCGCGCGCCCTGCTGGAAATCCTCGCTTCGTTGGAACATCCTGTGCAGGATCAGTGGGAGGCGCAGATTCAGGCGCAAATCCAGATGAAAGCCGACGTGTATGTGAGGAGCGACTACCTGGACGGCGATACGCTGCGCAGCGTGATGTTGAACCCGTGCGAGTCCATAGAGGCCACCGTGGCGAGCCTTGTGGAACGCTACGGCCCCGACGCCACCATCTGCGTCCTGCCCGAAGGCCCGATGACGATTCCCTACGTCGGCGCTCGGTCGTAA
- a CDS encoding iron-containing alcohol dehydrogenase: protein MDLFTRATQILREFKGERYVFGVGALRETGALAAELGRRVALVRPRSHGADVVEQVSQSLADAGVHAVGQVVGAAPNAPREDVARIAAELATLAPDAVVAIGSGSTLDAVKAACVLWALGGTMDEYFGVGRVSARLAETGAALAPMLAVQTAASSGAHLTKYSNITDARTGQKKLIVDPAIVPARAAFDYGVTRSMPPDLTADGVVDGMAHALEVLYDSVGKPYYDTMAEVARLVFGLAVNFAERAVRNPADLEARVALGLATDLGAYAIMLGGTGGAHLTSFSLVDILSHGRACGIMNPYYAVFFAPAVEGPLRIVGEVFREAGITDAPLARLHGRDLGIAVAEAMMAFHRRIGLPTALGQVPGFSEAHIERALEAAKDPQLRMKLENMPVPLTPETVEEYMRPLLEAARDGDLTRIKSVR from the coding sequence ATGGACTTGTTTACACGCGCAACGCAGATTCTCCGCGAGTTCAAGGGCGAGCGGTACGTCTTTGGCGTCGGCGCGCTTCGGGAGACGGGGGCGCTGGCGGCGGAACTGGGGCGCCGCGTGGCCCTTGTGCGCCCGCGCTCGCACGGGGCCGATGTGGTGGAGCAAGTCTCCCAGTCGCTGGCGGACGCGGGCGTCCACGCGGTCGGCCAGGTTGTGGGCGCAGCCCCGAACGCGCCCCGCGAGGATGTGGCGCGCATTGCTGCGGAATTGGCCACGCTTGCGCCCGATGCCGTCGTCGCCATCGGCAGCGGGAGCACGCTGGACGCGGTCAAGGCCGCTTGCGTGCTGTGGGCGCTCGGCGGGACGATGGACGAGTACTTCGGCGTGGGGCGGGTCTCGGCGCGGCTGGCGGAGACCGGCGCAGCGTTGGCGCCGATGCTGGCCGTGCAGACAGCCGCCAGTTCCGGCGCCCACCTGACGAAGTACTCCAACATCACCGACGCGCGCACGGGGCAGAAGAAACTCATCGTGGACCCGGCCATTGTGCCCGCGCGCGCTGCGTTTGACTACGGCGTTACCCGCTCCATGCCGCCTGACCTGACCGCCGACGGCGTGGTGGACGGGATGGCCCATGCCCTAGAGGTGCTGTACGATTCGGTGGGCAAGCCGTACTACGACACCATGGCCGAGGTCGCGCGCTTGGTGTTCGGACTGGCCGTGAACTTCGCCGAGCGCGCGGTCAGAAATCCAGCCGACTTGGAGGCACGCGTGGCCCTGGGACTGGCGACCGACCTGGGGGCCTACGCCATCATGCTGGGGGGAACCGGCGGCGCGCATCTCACGAGTTTCTCGCTGGTGGACATCCTGAGCCACGGGCGCGCGTGTGGCATCATGAACCCGTACTACGCAGTGTTCTTCGCCCCGGCCGTGGAAGGCCCGCTTCGCATTGTGGGCGAGGTCTTCCGCGAGGCCGGCATCACCGACGCGCCATTGGCACGCCTGCACGGGCGCGACCTGGGCATCGCGGTGGCCGAGGCCATGATGGCGTTCCATCGGCGCATTGGATTGCCGACCGCGCTCGGTCAAGTCCCCGGCTTCTCGGAGGCGCACATTGAGCGGGCGTTGGAGGCCGCCAAAGATCCGCAACTGCGGATGAAACTGGAGAACATGCCGGTGCCGCTGACGCCCGAAACGGTGGAGGAGTACATGAGGCCGTTGCTGGAGGCGGCGCGCGACGGCGACCTGACGCGCATCAAGTCGGTTCGCTGA
- the lsrF gene encoding 3-hydroxy-5-phosphonooxypentane-2,4-dione thiolase, with amino-acid sequence MDWGMRNRLAQLIQPDGHCFFLPIDHGYFQGPTRRLEKPGETARPLLPYADALFVTRGVLRACIDPANTKPIILRVSGGTSMVGKDLAHEGVTTSIEDIIRLNAAAVGVSIFVGSDYEHETLMNLANLVNACETYGIPVMAVTAVGKELEKRDARYLALCCRIAAELGARVVKTYWCKDFEKVVEGCPVPVVMAGGPRCDTEREVFDFVYDGMQRGAIGINLGRNIWQNDHPVAMAQALRAIVHEGATADEAEAIFRRLVAE; translated from the coding sequence ATGGACTGGGGGATGCGGAATCGTTTGGCGCAGTTGATTCAGCCCGATGGGCATTGTTTCTTCCTGCCGATTGACCACGGCTATTTCCAGGGGCCGACGCGACGGCTAGAGAAGCCCGGCGAGACGGCGCGGCCTCTCCTGCCCTACGCCGACGCGCTGTTCGTTACGCGGGGCGTCCTGCGGGCGTGCATTGACCCCGCGAACACGAAGCCCATCATCCTGCGCGTGTCGGGCGGCACGAGCATGGTGGGCAAGGACCTGGCGCACGAGGGGGTTACCACATCTATTGAGGACATCATCCGGCTGAACGCCGCGGCGGTGGGCGTGTCCATTTTCGTCGGCAGCGATTACGAGCATGAAACGCTCATGAACCTGGCGAATCTGGTGAACGCCTGTGAGACCTACGGCATTCCCGTGATGGCGGTTACGGCGGTGGGCAAGGAACTAGAAAAGCGCGATGCGCGGTATCTGGCCCTGTGCTGCCGCATCGCCGCTGAACTGGGCGCCCGCGTCGTGAAGACCTACTGGTGCAAGGATTTTGAGAAGGTGGTGGAGGGCTGTCCGGTGCCGGTGGTCATGGCGGGCGGGCCGCGATGCGACACGGAGCGCGAGGTCTTTGACTTCGTGTACGATGGGATGCAGCGCGGGGCTATCGGGATCAACCTGGGGCGCAACATCTGGCAGAACGATCATCCGGTGGCGATGGCGCAAGCGCTGCGGGCTATCGTACACGAGGGGGCCACCGCCGACGAGGCCGAGGCGATATTCCGCCGACTTGTCGCCGAGTAG
- a CDS encoding CpXC domain-containing protein: MLNQGITPATCSRCGHQFGATAERILDLEKDPTAKTRLLSGRVNVARCPACGAEGALNLPFVYHDRSKELLLAYMPPSFGANEAERQRVLGELTNAVMNSLPPEQRKAYLLQPKMFFTMQSMAETILQADGVTKEMMEAQRAHVDLINEMLRATDPAAFQQVLDQNRDKIDFDFFQTLTASAEAAQANGQERVAQALNSLSLRLMQEFGIPVGEEIAGEGSRGLLSREGLVALLQEADNDDDFRTLVSVGRPLMDYTFFQEITAQMEAAKAQGDHAKAERLAGMRARIVQVAEEMDAASKQVINQATTLLSGALQAEDPEAYLREHLNEINEAFFVVLSANLNAAEREQQDEWVERMERIGDIAIRLIQEAAPPEVQLLNQLLAAPYPDGTMQILRDNAALVTPELLDAMGLIAEDLVRQGNLAVADKTKKVLAQAEALQAGTNA; this comes from the coding sequence ATGCTCAATCAAGGAATCACCCCTGCGACCTGCAGCCGATGTGGACACCAGTTTGGCGCGACCGCCGAGCGCATCCTGGACCTGGAAAAGGACCCGACCGCCAAGACCCGACTCCTCTCCGGGCGGGTGAACGTGGCGCGGTGTCCCGCCTGTGGGGCCGAAGGCGCGCTGAACCTGCCCTTTGTGTACCACGACCGATCCAAGGAGTTGCTCCTGGCCTACATGCCGCCATCCTTCGGCGCCAACGAGGCCGAGCGCCAGCGGGTGCTGGGCGAACTGACCAACGCCGTGATGAACTCGCTGCCGCCGGAACAGCGGAAGGCCTACCTCCTCCAGCCCAAGATGTTCTTCACCATGCAAAGCATGGCCGAGACCATACTTCAGGCAGATGGGGTTACGAAAGAGATGATGGAGGCCCAGCGCGCCCATGTGGACCTCATCAACGAGATGCTCCGCGCGACCGACCCCGCGGCCTTCCAGCAAGTCCTGGACCAGAACCGTGACAAGATTGACTTTGACTTCTTCCAGACGCTGACGGCATCGGCCGAGGCGGCGCAGGCCAACGGCCAGGAGCGTGTGGCCCAGGCGCTAAACTCTCTGAGCCTTCGGCTCATGCAGGAATTCGGCATCCCCGTGGGAGAGGAAATCGCCGGCGAGGGGAGCAGAGGCCTTTTGAGCCGCGAGGGCCTTGTCGCGCTGCTCCAAGAAGCCGACAATGACGACGACTTCCGAACGCTGGTGAGCGTGGGGCGGCCGCTGATGGACTACACGTTCTTCCAGGAAATCACCGCGCAGATGGAGGCGGCCAAGGCCCAGGGCGATCACGCCAAAGCCGAACGCTTGGCGGGCATGCGGGCGCGGATCGTCCAGGTTGCCGAAGAGATGGACGCCGCGTCCAAGCAGGTCATCAACCAGGCCACGACCCTGTTGAGCGGCGCGCTCCAGGCCGAAGACCCCGAAGCCTACCTCCGCGAGCATCTGAATGAGATCAACGAGGCCTTCTTCGTCGTGCTGAGCGCCAACCTGAACGCCGCCGAACGTGAGCAGCAGGACGAATGGGTGGAGCGCATGGAGCGCATCGGCGACATCGCGATCCGCCTCATCCAGGAGGCCGCGCCGCCGGAAGTCCAACTGCTCAACCAACTACTGGCCGCGCCCTATCCGGACGGCACCATGCAAATCCTGCGGGACAACGCGGCCCTGGTTACGCCCGAACTTCTGGATGCCATGGGCCTCATCGCGGAAGACCTGGTGCGGCAGGGCAACCTGGCCGTCGCCGACAAGACCAAGAAAGTCCTCGCTCAAGCCGAGGCGCTCCAGGCGGGGACCAACGCTTGA